One part of the Musa acuminata AAA Group cultivar baxijiao chromosome BXJ1-5, Cavendish_Baxijiao_AAA, whole genome shotgun sequence genome encodes these proteins:
- the LOC135674556 gene encoding stearoyl-[acyl-carrier-protein] 9-desaturase, chloroplastic-like isoform X1, giving the protein MASRVALLPESFLCLARSRSKRNAVSPRVSMASTMVKTPKKLFGPRETHIEVTHSMPPQKIEIIKSLDDWVEDNILVHLKPVEKCWQPQDFLPDFSSEAFNEEVMELRERSKELPDDYFVCLVGDMITEEAVPTYQTMLNTSDGVRDETGASLTPWALWIRAWTAEENRHGDLLNKYLYLSGRVDMKQIEKTIQYLIGSGMDPRTENNPYLGFIYTSFQERATFISHGNTARLAKDHGDLNLAQICGTIASDEKRHETAYTKVVEKLFEVDPDYTVLAFADMMRKKITMPAHLMYDGRDDNLFEHFSAVAQRLGVYTAKDYADILEFLVARWKVGELAGLSGEGNKAQDFVCTLAPKIRQLDERARGRAKKAPAMPFSWIYNREVQL; this is encoded by the exons ATGGCTTCTCGGGTGGCCTTACTGCCGGAGTCGTTCCTCTGCTTAGCTCGGTCAAGGAGCAAGAGGAATGCTGTGTCTCCCAGGGTGTCCATGGCCTCCACCAT GGTTAAAACTCCAAAAAAGCTATTCGGTCCACGTGAGACACATATTGAAGTCACTCATTCCATGCCACCTCAGAAAATTGAAATTATAAAATCATTAGATGACTGGGTAGAAGATAATATATTGGTGCATCTGAAGCCTGTCGAGAAGTGTTGGCAACCACAGGATTTTCTTCCAGATTTTTCGTCAGAGGCATTCAATGAGGAGGTTATGGAATTGAGAGAGCGCTCTAAGGAGCTCCCTGATGATTATTTTGTTTGCTTGGTTGGAGATATGATTACTGAAGAAGCTGTTCCTACATACCAAACAATGCTAAACACCAGCGATGGTGTCAGAGATGAAACAGGAGCAAGTCTTACTCCTTGGGCTCTCTGGATAAGGGCATGGACTGCTGAAGAGAACAGACATGGAGATCTTCTCAACAAGTATCTATACCTGTCTGGAAGAGTTGACATGAAACAAATTGAGAAGACAATTCAGTATCTCATTGGCTCAGGAATG GATCCCAGGACAGAGAACAATCCCTATCTTGGTTTTATTTATACCTCATTTCAGGAGAGGGCTACCTTCATTTCCCATGGGAATACTGCCAGGCTTGCTAAAGATCATGGGGATCTCAATCTGGCCCAGATATGTGGAACAATTGCATCTGACGAGAAGCGCCATGAGACTGCATACACCAAGGTAGTGGAGAAATTGTTTGAGGTAGACCCAGATTACACTGTTCTGGCATTTGCTGACATGATGAGGAAGAAGATCACAATGCCCGCTCATCTGATGTATGATGGCCGTGATGATAACCTTTTTGAGCACTTCTCAGCAGTTGCTCAACGGCTGGGTGTTTACACAGCCAAGGACTATGCAGACATACTGGAGTTCCTTGTTGCAAGGTGGAAGGTCGGTGAGCTAGCAGGTCTCTCTGGGGAAGGAAATAAAGCCCAGGATTTTGTCTGCACATTAGCTCCAAAGATTAGACAGCTCGATGAAAGAGCTCGAGGGAGAGCCAAGAAAGCACCTGCTATGCCTTTCAGTTGGATCTACAACAGGGAAGTGCAGCTCTGA
- the LOC135674556 gene encoding stearoyl-[acyl-carrier-protein] 9-desaturase, chloroplastic-like isoform X2, giving the protein MMMNRAIGVKTPKKLFGPRETHIEVTHSMPPQKIEIIKSLDDWVEDNILVHLKPVEKCWQPQDFLPDFSSEAFNEEVMELRERSKELPDDYFVCLVGDMITEEAVPTYQTMLNTSDGVRDETGASLTPWALWIRAWTAEENRHGDLLNKYLYLSGRVDMKQIEKTIQYLIGSGMDPRTENNPYLGFIYTSFQERATFISHGNTARLAKDHGDLNLAQICGTIASDEKRHETAYTKVVEKLFEVDPDYTVLAFADMMRKKITMPAHLMYDGRDDNLFEHFSAVAQRLGVYTAKDYADILEFLVARWKVGELAGLSGEGNKAQDFVCTLAPKIRQLDERARGRAKKAPAMPFSWIYNREVQL; this is encoded by the exons ATGATGATGAATAGAGCTATCGG GGTTAAAACTCCAAAAAAGCTATTCGGTCCACGTGAGACACATATTGAAGTCACTCATTCCATGCCACCTCAGAAAATTGAAATTATAAAATCATTAGATGACTGGGTAGAAGATAATATATTGGTGCATCTGAAGCCTGTCGAGAAGTGTTGGCAACCACAGGATTTTCTTCCAGATTTTTCGTCAGAGGCATTCAATGAGGAGGTTATGGAATTGAGAGAGCGCTCTAAGGAGCTCCCTGATGATTATTTTGTTTGCTTGGTTGGAGATATGATTACTGAAGAAGCTGTTCCTACATACCAAACAATGCTAAACACCAGCGATGGTGTCAGAGATGAAACAGGAGCAAGTCTTACTCCTTGGGCTCTCTGGATAAGGGCATGGACTGCTGAAGAGAACAGACATGGAGATCTTCTCAACAAGTATCTATACCTGTCTGGAAGAGTTGACATGAAACAAATTGAGAAGACAATTCAGTATCTCATTGGCTCAGGAATG GATCCCAGGACAGAGAACAATCCCTATCTTGGTTTTATTTATACCTCATTTCAGGAGAGGGCTACCTTCATTTCCCATGGGAATACTGCCAGGCTTGCTAAAGATCATGGGGATCTCAATCTGGCCCAGATATGTGGAACAATTGCATCTGACGAGAAGCGCCATGAGACTGCATACACCAAGGTAGTGGAGAAATTGTTTGAGGTAGACCCAGATTACACTGTTCTGGCATTTGCTGACATGATGAGGAAGAAGATCACAATGCCCGCTCATCTGATGTATGATGGCCGTGATGATAACCTTTTTGAGCACTTCTCAGCAGTTGCTCAACGGCTGGGTGTTTACACAGCCAAGGACTATGCAGACATACTGGAGTTCCTTGTTGCAAGGTGGAAGGTCGGTGAGCTAGCAGGTCTCTCTGGGGAAGGAAATAAAGCCCAGGATTTTGTCTGCACATTAGCTCCAAAGATTAGACAGCTCGATGAAAGAGCTCGAGGGAGAGCCAAGAAAGCACCTGCTATGCCTTTCAGTTGGATCTACAACAGGGAAGTGCAGCTCTGA